A stretch of the Halomonas sp. CH40 genome encodes the following:
- the urtA gene encoding urea ABC transporter substrate-binding protein, which yields MTLLAAAIAATGTQALAQDDDPIKVGILHSLSGTMAISETVLKDTVEMLIERQNEAGGLLGRELEAVVVDPASDWPLFAEKARELLAQEEVDVIFGNWTSVSRKSVLPVVEELNGLLFYPVQYEGEESSGNVFYTGAAPNQQAIPAVDYLINEVGIERFALVGTDYVYPRTTNRILNAYLQEEHGIAEDDIMVNYTPFGHSDWQNIVAEIRRFGEEGKRTAVVSTVNGDANVPFYRELANQGIDAGDIPVVAFSVGEQELSGIDTAPLVGHLAAWNYFMSVDTDANYDFIDAWIEYTGDEMAVTNDPMEAHYIGFNMWAEAVRKAGSAEVDAVKEAIIGVTVPNLSGGYAAMMPNHHITKPVLIGEIQDNGQFDIVWQTPSTVVGDAWSDYLPGSRDMISDWRQPLVCGNYNVVEGSCGGGEEADE from the coding sequence ATGACGCTGCTGGCGGCTGCAATTGCCGCAACGGGCACCCAGGCGCTGGCCCAGGATGATGACCCGATCAAGGTGGGTATTCTGCACTCGCTGTCTGGCACCATGGCGATCAGTGAAACGGTACTCAAGGATACCGTTGAAATGCTCATCGAGCGTCAGAATGAAGCGGGCGGCCTGCTGGGGCGTGAACTTGAGGCCGTCGTGGTGGATCCGGCATCTGATTGGCCGCTGTTTGCTGAGAAAGCCCGCGAGCTGCTGGCCCAGGAAGAAGTCGATGTCATCTTCGGTAACTGGACGTCAGTCTCGCGCAAGTCGGTGCTGCCGGTAGTGGAAGAGCTCAATGGCCTGCTGTTCTACCCGGTGCAGTATGAAGGCGAAGAATCTTCTGGCAACGTCTTCTACACCGGCGCGGCGCCCAATCAGCAGGCGATTCCGGCGGTGGATTACCTGATCAATGAAGTGGGTATCGAGCGTTTTGCTCTGGTGGGCACCGACTATGTCTATCCGCGTACCACCAACCGTATCTTGAATGCCTATCTCCAGGAAGAGCACGGTATTGCCGAAGACGACATCATGGTCAACTACACGCCGTTCGGCCATTCCGACTGGCAGAACATTGTTGCCGAAATTCGCCGCTTTGGTGAGGAAGGCAAGCGTACGGCAGTGGTTTCTACGGTCAATGGCGATGCCAACGTGCCCTTCTACCGTGAGCTGGCCAACCAGGGTATTGATGCAGGTGATATTCCTGTCGTGGCCTTCTCAGTGGGCGAGCAGGAGCTTTCCGGTATTGATACCGCTCCGCTGGTAGGTCATCTGGCCGCCTGGAACTACTTCATGAGCGTAGACACCGACGCCAACTACGATTTTATCGATGCATGGATCGAGTACACCGGCGATGAAATGGCGGTTACCAATGACCCCATGGAAGCCCACTATATTGGCTTTAACATGTGGGCCGAAGCGGTGCGCAAGGCGGGATCTGCTGAGGTGGATGCGGTCAAGGAAGCCATTATCGGTGTGACGGTGCCCAATCTCTCTGGTGGCTATGCAGCCATGATGCCCAACCATCATATTACCAAGCCGGTGCTGATTGGTGAGATCCAGGATAACGGCCAGTTCGATATCGTCTGGCAGACACCGTCTACCGTGGTTGGCGATGCCTGGTCTGATTACCTGCCGGGCTCCCGCGACATGATCAGCGACTGGCGCCAGCCTCTGGTCTGCGGTAACTACAACGTGGTGGAAGGCAGCTGCGGCGGTGGCGAGGAAGCCGACGAGTAA
- a CDS encoding metallophosphoesterase family protein, producing the protein MTAFNLIPQVSRQAYHNAVLSQLPTEWAPWPDDPTSVNHDDALATFQRRAQKKRFTWPAKPVVFISDAHADAEAFEASLLAAGVIERDGAQLCEYELTRFGKKAEIIVGGDCLDKGPSNLMLLRSLAHLYRLKANVTLLAGNHDLRLLMGLLSLKRDTDTGSQHLFVRMGKKVIPLFKEVFDQYLADSQWDRDIPSEDACREALFPSDAWFENFPFYAAGFLTPEGIDREISKMHKKAENFESHCAKNGLSLQQVYAAAMKCRSLFLKPSGEFGWFFRRMQLVKKRGSFLFLHAGLDDAMAELLANHGIKHANRAFKKNLMSQNLFSFYYGSLANTFRTKYRKADLPLTRHGARVARKAGIQVLVHGHINQHGGQRVTLKNDLIHIEADITLDTNSRKSEGLKGIGVGATLIDKKRGLVGLSGDYPVAKVFSPGRKGKRSGKAS; encoded by the coding sequence ATGACAGCATTCAACCTTATTCCACAGGTCAGCAGGCAGGCCTATCACAATGCCGTGCTGAGCCAGCTGCCAACCGAGTGGGCGCCCTGGCCGGATGACCCGACGTCCGTCAACCATGATGATGCGTTAGCCACCTTTCAGCGCCGCGCGCAGAAAAAGCGCTTTACCTGGCCCGCCAAACCGGTGGTGTTTATCTCCGATGCCCACGCCGATGCTGAAGCATTTGAAGCGTCCCTGTTAGCCGCTGGAGTCATCGAGCGTGACGGTGCTCAGCTGTGTGAATATGAACTGACCCGTTTCGGCAAGAAAGCAGAAATCATCGTTGGCGGTGACTGCCTGGACAAGGGGCCCAGCAACCTGATGCTGTTGCGCAGCCTGGCGCACCTCTACCGCCTCAAGGCCAATGTCACCCTGCTGGCGGGTAACCATGACCTGCGCCTGCTGATGGGCCTGCTGTCGCTGAAACGCGACACCGATACCGGCAGCCAGCACCTGTTTGTGCGTATGGGCAAGAAGGTCATTCCGCTGTTCAAGGAGGTTTTTGACCAGTATCTGGCGGATAGCCAATGGGACAGGGACATACCCAGTGAAGACGCTTGCCGAGAGGCGCTGTTTCCCAGTGATGCCTGGTTTGAAAATTTTCCCTTCTATGCAGCGGGGTTTCTGACACCAGAAGGCATCGACCGTGAAATCAGCAAGATGCACAAGAAAGCCGAGAACTTTGAGAGTCATTGCGCCAAAAATGGGCTCTCACTGCAGCAGGTGTATGCCGCAGCGATGAAATGCCGCTCACTGTTTCTCAAGCCCTCCGGTGAGTTTGGCTGGTTTTTCCGCCGCATGCAGCTGGTTAAAAAACGCGGCTCCTTTCTGTTTCTGCATGCAGGTCTGGATGATGCAATGGCCGAACTGCTGGCCAATCACGGCATCAAGCATGCCAACCGGGCGTTCAAAAAGAACCTGATGAGCCAGAACCTGTTCAGCTTCTACTATGGCTCGCTGGCCAATACCTTCAGAACCAAGTATCGCAAGGCTGACCTGCCGCTGACCCGGCACGGCGCCCGAGTGGCCAGAAAGGCCGGTATTCAAGTGCTGGTGCACGGGCATATCAACCAACATGGGGGCCAACGGGTCACGCTCAAGAATGACCTGATTCATATCGAGGCCGATATCACCCTGGATACCAACTCGCGGAAAAGCGAAGGACTCAAGGGAATAGGCGTGGGGGCGACGCTGATTGATAAAAAACGTGGCCTGGTGGGGTTGAGCGGCGACTATCCGGTGGCCAAGGTCTTCAGCCCCGGACGCAAGGGGAAGCGGTCGGGCAAGGCGTCATAA
- a CDS encoding HprK-related kinase B, producing the protein MTLKIDALVCQPLASLKASCTVHLLLPFQGLTLQIWADNPRILELLKQYYSGLTASIPSESQPVQAVFLIDQQANTQGINWTPAKRNKPSPLGLKEAYWDTSEGRWIHKVRTGMVFLQTLDAPLAMGDLTRHFSQVVNFINNQFLNVQQRCGYFLGHASAFTANGQATAIAASSGGGKSTLMLKALENPGARFLSNDRILFKPQPEGCATEVLGVAKHPRVNPGTLISSARLAGLLSAAERERYGQMPTAQLWGIEQKYDVLIPALYGDDKTTLSGKLSTLVLLDWSLEATTPTGLNRVDIEQTPEALEGLRKSPGPFFQSGDGHFPPEQAPSCRLYADQLAGVKVLRLNGGVNFDRAIELLKAEGLLA; encoded by the coding sequence ATGACACTCAAAATTGATGCCCTTGTCTGCCAGCCTCTGGCCAGCCTCAAGGCCAGCTGTACCGTTCACCTGTTACTGCCTTTTCAGGGGCTGACCTTGCAGATATGGGCCGATAATCCGCGCATTCTTGAGTTGCTCAAGCAGTATTATTCAGGCCTGACCGCGAGTATTCCGAGTGAGAGCCAGCCGGTGCAAGCGGTGTTCCTGATTGATCAGCAAGCCAACACCCAAGGCATTAACTGGACGCCGGCCAAGCGTAACAAACCCAGCCCGCTGGGTCTGAAAGAAGCCTACTGGGATACCTCTGAGGGCCGCTGGATTCATAAAGTCCGCACCGGCATGGTATTTCTCCAGACCCTGGACGCTCCGCTTGCCATGGGCGATCTGACCCGGCATTTTTCTCAGGTCGTCAATTTTATCAACAACCAGTTTCTCAATGTGCAGCAGCGCTGCGGCTATTTTCTAGGGCATGCCTCAGCCTTTACGGCCAATGGCCAGGCAACAGCGATTGCCGCCAGCTCAGGCGGTGGCAAATCGACCCTGATGCTGAAAGCCCTGGAAAACCCCGGCGCCCGCTTTCTGTCCAATGATCGTATCCTGTTCAAGCCCCAGCCTGAAGGATGCGCCACCGAGGTGCTGGGTGTGGCCAAGCATCCTCGGGTAAACCCTGGCACTCTGATCAGTTCAGCGCGGCTTGCCGGGCTATTGAGCGCTGCTGAGCGCGAGCGCTATGGGCAGATGCCGACTGCGCAACTCTGGGGCATTGAGCAAAAATATGACGTGCTGATTCCAGCGCTTTACGGTGATGATAAAACCACACTGTCAGGCAAGCTGAGTACTCTGGTACTGCTGGACTGGTCGCTTGAGGCTACTACGCCCACCGGGCTAAACCGCGTGGATATAGAGCAAACGCCTGAGGCGCTGGAGGGTTTGCGTAAAAGCCCTGGGCCGTTTTTTCAGAGTGGCGATGGCCACTTTCCCCCTGAGCAGGCGCCTTCCTGTCGCCTTTACGCCGACCAGCTGGCCGGCGTAAAGGTGTTACGCCTGAACGGTGGAGTGAACTTTGACCGCGCCATCGAACTGCTCAAGGCAGAAGGGCTTTTGGCATGA
- the urtB gene encoding urea ABC transporter permease subunit UrtB, with the protein MRRFLSWALCCVLLLAVTLPAQAQQSPQTDDEAALALLTALDVDSFADKSDAIIAILQSDDERARDWLQALLDGKLQRTDEGRFVVVLNNRGRDWPVEDALTGESLGEMSRRDLERVGINNALRNQLRSAIAVVDLYSPNVERRRTSADRLLGEVDGDMVDTLTPLISEADDDYVRNRLTQAVAIYRAEQGEMAGVEALTGSLHPRARVALGRAAESADPQVAEAARAALTSIEQNLKINRGLETLYFGLSLGSVLVLAAIGLAITFGVMGVINMAHGELIMLGAYTTWMMQQLLPGQPGMALILSIPAGFMVAALAGIAIERGVIQFLKGRPLETLLATFGISLILQQLVRTVISPQNRTVITPEWMSGSLVVNDALSLTLNRLYVLGFALVVFAALMLIMRRTRLGLEVRAVTQNRAMARSMGIRATRVDIMTFALGSGVAGLAGVALSQLTNVGPNLGQNYIIDSFMVVVFGGVGNLWGTLVAGMSLGVINQVIEPWAGAVLAKIIVLVFIILFIQKRPKGLFPQKGRAAEG; encoded by the coding sequence ATGCGGCGATTTCTTTCCTGGGCGCTGTGCTGTGTGCTCTTGCTGGCGGTGACCTTGCCCGCCCAGGCCCAGCAGTCCCCTCAAACCGATGATGAAGCAGCGCTGGCCTTGCTGACGGCGCTGGATGTGGATTCCTTTGCTGACAAGAGCGATGCCATTATCGCCATCCTGCAAAGCGATGACGAGCGCGCCCGTGACTGGCTGCAGGCACTGCTTGACGGCAAGCTGCAGCGCACCGATGAGGGCCGCTTTGTGGTGGTGCTCAATAACCGCGGCCGCGATTGGCCGGTTGAAGATGCCTTGACCGGCGAATCACTCGGCGAGATGTCGCGCCGCGATCTGGAGCGTGTTGGTATCAACAATGCTTTGCGCAATCAGCTGCGCAGTGCCATCGCCGTGGTGGATCTTTATTCGCCGAATGTAGAACGGCGGCGCACCTCGGCTGATCGTCTGCTCGGCGAAGTGGATGGCGACATGGTCGATACCCTGACGCCACTTATCAGCGAGGCGGACGATGACTATGTCCGCAACCGCTTAACCCAGGCCGTCGCCATTTATCGTGCCGAGCAGGGTGAAATGGCAGGTGTTGAAGCTCTGACAGGAAGCCTTCATCCCCGCGCCCGTGTGGCTCTGGGCCGTGCTGCTGAAAGCGCTGACCCTCAGGTGGCTGAAGCCGCCAGGGCCGCCCTGACAAGTATTGAGCAGAACCTGAAAATCAACCGTGGCCTGGAAACCCTTTACTTCGGGCTGTCGCTAGGCTCGGTACTGGTGCTGGCGGCCATCGGCCTGGCGATTACCTTCGGCGTAATGGGGGTCATCAACATGGCGCATGGCGAGCTGATCATGCTGGGGGCCTACACCACCTGGATGATGCAGCAGCTGCTGCCGGGTCAGCCCGGCATGGCGCTGATCCTGTCTATTCCCGCGGGTTTTATGGTGGCTGCCCTGGCGGGTATCGCCATTGAGCGCGGGGTGATCCAGTTCCTCAAGGGTCGCCCGCTGGAAACCCTCCTGGCTACCTTTGGTATCAGCCTGATTCTTCAACAGCTGGTGCGCACCGTCATATCCCCGCAGAACCGTACCGTGATCACCCCGGAATGGATGAGCGGCTCTCTGGTGGTCAACGATGCGCTTTCGCTGACCCTTAACCGTCTTTATGTACTGGGCTTTGCTCTGGTGGTGTTTGCCGCCCTGATGCTGATCATGCGCCGCACCCGTCTGGGCCTTGAAGTGCGCGCCGTGACCCAGAACCGTGCCATGGCACGTTCCATGGGCATTCGCGCCACCCGCGTCGATATCATGACCTTCGCGCTGGGTTCGGGCGTGGCCGGGCTTGCCGGTGTGGCGCTTTCACAGCTGACTAATGTCGGCCCCAACCTCGGCCAGAACTACATTATTGATTCCTTCATGGTGGTGGTGTTTGGCGGGGTCGGTAACCTGTGGGGCACCCTGGTGGCAGGCATGTCGCTGGGTGTGATCAATCAGGTCATCGAGCCTTGGGCGGGTGCGGTACTGGCCAAGATAATCGTGCTGGTATTCATCATCCTGTTTATTCAAAAGCGACCCAAGGGGCTCTTTCCCCAGAAGGGCCGCGCGGCGGAGGGCTAG
- a CDS encoding histidine phosphatase family protein: MNVQRLALIRHGDYAQRAKTPSALQPYPLTAEGTAEVRAQARAFGDWLAGSGWWLRSDIHCSTLLRAWQTADIYRQELASFFTESPSVNSFSALCERSVGAVANLSVGEIEGIVAQDPRLAPLPVGWKSASHFRLPFEGAESLLEAGERVAQHLQALPSAADGQIQLVVGHGASIRHACYHLNVISFGDIKRLSMFHGHPVVFERQAVGWRRLYGNWKHRQAADPLD, from the coding sequence ATGAACGTGCAGCGGCTGGCGCTGATTCGCCACGGTGACTATGCCCAACGGGCAAAAACGCCCAGTGCGCTGCAGCCCTACCCCTTGACAGCAGAAGGCACAGCCGAGGTCAGGGCGCAGGCCCGTGCATTCGGCGACTGGCTGGCCGGGTCAGGGTGGTGGTTACGTAGCGATATTCACTGTTCGACGCTGTTAAGAGCCTGGCAAACGGCGGATATCTACCGCCAGGAGCTCGCCTCTTTTTTTACCGAGTCGCCGTCCGTCAACAGCTTTTCTGCCCTGTGTGAACGCAGCGTAGGGGCCGTGGCCAATCTCAGCGTTGGTGAAATCGAAGGTATTGTCGCCCAGGACCCACGCCTGGCGCCTTTACCAGTAGGCTGGAAATCCGCCAGCCACTTCAGGTTGCCCTTTGAAGGGGCAGAGTCACTGTTGGAAGCCGGCGAGCGGGTTGCCCAGCACTTGCAGGCGCTGCCTTCTGCTGCCGATGGCCAGATACAGCTGGTTGTTGGCCACGGTGCCTCTATCCGTCATGCCTGTTATCATCTTAATGTCATCTCTTTCGGCGATATTAAACGGTTGAGCATGTTTCACGGTCATCCGGTCGTTTTTGAAAGACAAGCCGTCGGCTGGAGGCGGCTTTATGGCAACTGGAAGCACCGTCAGGCGGCGGACCCACTCGACTAG
- a CDS encoding GAK system ATP-grasp enzyme has protein sequence MIDKRIAVIGTPGKWSTDVLADHLEARTGFRCVVDMAEVVLELETGKLRYGDILLNELDGVIIKKVSETYSPAADDRIRMLGSLEADGVRCFSSPGQISRLINRLEGTAALASGNVSLPPTRVTENTDEALEAIREFDKAILKPLYSTKARGMVVLDVANDEATNRRKLDAFRDRHGLFYLQKFVNLGGQDLGMVFIGGEYLCTYARVSGANTWNTTIHSGGKYQAYHASPELIALGRQAQACFELSFTTVDIALTDEGPVVFEVSAFGGFSGALKGCGLDAAGALCDHVLAELQADNREPA, from the coding sequence ATGATTGATAAGCGGATTGCCGTCATCGGAACGCCTGGAAAGTGGTCGACCGATGTCCTGGCTGACCATCTGGAAGCGCGCACCGGCTTTCGCTGCGTGGTGGATATGGCTGAGGTGGTGCTGGAACTTGAAACGGGCAAGTTACGTTACGGCGATATTCTGCTGAACGAACTGGATGGCGTCATTATCAAAAAGGTCAGTGAGACCTATTCACCTGCCGCCGATGACCGGATTCGCATGCTGGGCAGCCTGGAAGCCGATGGCGTGCGCTGTTTCAGCAGCCCAGGGCAGATAAGCCGTCTGATCAACCGCCTTGAAGGCACAGCGGCGCTGGCCTCGGGCAATGTCAGCCTGCCGCCCACCCGAGTGACTGAAAACACCGATGAAGCGCTGGAGGCGATCAGAGAGTTCGACAAGGCGATTCTTAAGCCGCTTTATTCCACCAAGGCGCGGGGTATGGTGGTGCTGGATGTGGCCAACGATGAGGCAACCAACCGACGCAAGCTGGATGCTTTCAGAGACAGGCACGGGCTTTTTTACCTGCAGAAATTTGTCAATCTGGGCGGCCAGGATCTGGGAATGGTGTTTATCGGCGGCGAATACCTGTGTACTTATGCCCGGGTGAGCGGCGCCAATACCTGGAACACCACTATTCATAGTGGGGGCAAGTACCAAGCCTATCATGCCAGTCCTGAGCTGATTGCGCTTGGCCGCCAGGCACAGGCCTGTTTTGAACTGAGCTTCACCACCGTGGATATTGCCCTGACCGATGAAGGGCCTGTGGTGTTTGAAGTCTCTGCTTTTGGTGGTTTCAGCGGCGCGCTCAAAGGCTGCGGCCTCGATGCTGCCGGGGCGCTGTGTGATCACGTACTGGCCGAGCTGCAGGCTGATAACCGGGAGCCTGCCTGA
- a CDS encoding YihY/virulence factor BrkB family protein: MIRKSPLLNAVLLLLPRLAHFAWRVLRHFIKNRGILLAGGVGYNILLSIVPLFAVLVVLLTHLVDEQHLLGVLDVQARHLAPSHADVLLEAVRGLLDSGDVMGILGFPVLLLFSSFAFRMLEDALAIIFHAPETPHIKRSAWVSVMLPYAFILVLGAGLMMLTLVVTLASSLNTLVLAIFERELPLAVLSEPVLNLSSFVGVFLLFSAIYKVLPVVQIALRRAVVGGFVAALLWEAVRLLLVYYFANLSFVSVVYGSLATLVIVLLSLEIGAIILLLGAQVIAELERNSRVGLPWYLDPDHQAVSRIE; the protein is encoded by the coding sequence ATGATTCGAAAATCACCGTTGCTGAATGCCGTCCTTTTGTTGTTGCCCCGGCTGGCACACTTTGCCTGGCGTGTGCTGCGTCACTTTATAAAGAACCGCGGCATCCTGCTGGCCGGTGGGGTTGGCTATAACATCCTGCTTTCCATTGTGCCCTTGTTTGCCGTTTTGGTGGTGTTGCTGACTCACCTGGTGGATGAGCAGCATTTGCTCGGGGTTTTGGATGTTCAGGCGCGCCATCTTGCGCCCTCCCACGCGGATGTCCTGCTGGAGGCCGTGCGCGGCCTGCTGGATTCCGGCGATGTGATGGGCATTCTGGGCTTTCCGGTGCTGCTGCTGTTCAGCTCGTTCGCTTTTCGCATGCTGGAAGATGCGCTGGCGATCATCTTTCATGCTCCCGAAACCCCGCACATCAAGCGCAGCGCCTGGGTGTCCGTGATGTTGCCTTATGCCTTTATTCTGGTGCTGGGGGCGGGGCTGATGATGCTAACGCTGGTGGTAACCCTGGCCAGTTCACTGAATACCCTGGTGCTGGCGATTTTCGAGCGTGAGCTGCCATTGGCCGTGCTGTCTGAACCGGTGCTTAACCTGAGCAGTTTTGTTGGCGTCTTTTTACTGTTCAGTGCCATCTACAAGGTGCTTCCCGTGGTGCAGATTGCCCTGCGCCGGGCGGTGGTAGGCGGTTTTGTGGCCGCCTTACTGTGGGAAGCCGTGCGGCTTTTGCTGGTCTACTACTTTGCCAACCTTTCCTTTGTCAGCGTCGTTTACGGCTCCCTGGCGACTCTGGTGATTGTCCTGCTGAGCCTTGAAATCGGCGCTATCATCTTACTGCTGGGCGCCCAGGTTATCGCCGAACTGGAGCGCAATTCCCGGGTAGGCCTGCCTTGGTATCTTGACCCTGACCATCAGGCGGTCTCGCGGATTGAATAA
- a CDS encoding amphi-Trp domain-containing protein, protein MKSKTKFSHDSLLDREATQELLVTLAKAINEGHLAFQESEDDLVLSPQQLLQVSLRASDEGDKQEVEVKIKWRIKEKAIASTAPKIKVGN, encoded by the coding sequence ATGAAGTCTAAAACCAAGTTCAGCCATGACTCGCTGCTTGACCGGGAAGCCACCCAGGAGCTGCTGGTGACTCTGGCCAAGGCCATCAATGAAGGCCATCTGGCATTTCAGGAAAGCGAAGATGATCTGGTGCTGTCGCCTCAGCAACTGCTGCAGGTTTCCCTGCGTGCCAGCGATGAAGGCGACAAGCAGGAAGTTGAAGTCAAGATCAAATGGCGCATCAAGGAAAAAGCTATCGCCAGTACAGCGCCGAAAATCAAGGTGGGCAATTGA